A genomic region of Hirundo rustica isolate bHirRus1 chromosome 12, bHirRus1.pri.v3, whole genome shotgun sequence contains the following coding sequences:
- the SLC6A6 gene encoding sodium- and chloride-dependent taurine transporter isoform X3, translated as MLHLMLMGLPGKENTFSRDSSSSKKELIALGISQIWTQKTTESRNMATKEKLQCLKDFHKDILKPSPGKSPGTRPEDEAEGKPPQREKWASKIDFLLSVAGGFIGLGNVWRFPYLCYKNGGGAFLIPYFIFLFGGGLPVFFLEVVLGQYTSEGGITCWEKICPIFTGIGYASIVIVSLLNVYYIVILAWGLYYLFQSFQSVLPWAHCHQKWNTPTCVEDTLRKNKTLWISLNATNFTSPVTEFWERNVLSLSSGIEDIGIIKWDLALCLLLVWVICFFCIWKGVKSTGKVVYITATFPFIMLLVLLIRGVTLPGAAEGIKFYLYPDISRLADPQVWIDAGTQIFFSYAICLGAMTSLGSYNKYKYNCYRDCLLLGCLNSGTSFVSGFAIFSVLGFMAQEQGVNIADVAESGPGLAFIAYPKAVSMMPLPTFWAILFFIMLLLLGLDSQFVEVEGQITSLVDLHPSFLRKGYRREIFIAIVCFLSYLLGLTMVTEGGMYVFQLFDYYAASGVCLLWVAFFECIAVAWVYGADNIYDAIEDMIGYRPGPWMKWSWIVITPVLCVGCFIFSLAKYKPLTYNKVYTYPDWAIGLGWVLALSSMICIPMVMVIRIIQSDGSLIERIKAVAAPKEVNRWSKETESGTPFCPNGTSNGGLIKPTHIIVETMM; from the exons AAAGCAGAAATATGGCAACAAAGGAAAAGCTTCAGTGCTTGAAAGATTTCCACAAGGACATCCTCAAACCTTCCCCCGGCAAGAGCCCGGGGACACGGCCTGAGGACGAGGCCGAGGGAAAGCCACCGCAGCGGGAGAAGTGGGCGAGCAAGATCGACTTCTTGCTGTCTGTGGCAGGTGGATTCATTGGTTTAGGCAACGTCTGGCGGTTCCCGTATCTCTGCTACAAGAATGGCGGAG GTGCATTTCTTATAccttatttcattttcctgtttggGGGAGGTCTTCCCGTGTTTTTCCTGGAGGTGGTGCTAGGACAGTATACCTCCGAAGGTGGAATTACCTGCTGGGAAAAGATCTGCCCTATTTTCACTG gAATTGGTTATGCTTCCATAGTGATTGTGTCCCTTCTGAACGTGTACTACATTGTGATCCTGGCCTGGGGACTCTATTACCTGTTCCAGTCGTTCCAGAGCGTCCTGCCATGGGCACACTGCCACCAGAAGTGGAACACGCCGACCTGTGTGGAAGACACTCTCAGGAAGAACAAAACACTTTGGATATCGCTGAATGCCACTAACTTCACATCTCCTGTCACAGAGTTTTGGGA GCGCAATGTGCTGAGCTTGTCCTCGGGAATTGAAGATATTGGTATTATCAAGTGGGATCTAGCACTGTGTCTCCTCCTTGTCTGGGTGATATGTTTCTTCTGCATTTGGAAAGGAGTCAAATCTACTGGGAAG gtAGTGTACATCACTGCCACATTCCCATTCATCATGCTCCTTGTTCTACTCATCCGTGGCGTgaccctgcctggagctgcagaaggcaTCAAATTTTATCTCTACCCTGATATCTCACGGTTAGCTGACCCACAG GTCTGGATAGACGCAGGGACACAAATCTTCTTCTCATATGCAATCTGCTTAGGAGCAAtgacttccctggggagctaCAACAAGTACAAATACAACTGCTATAG GGACTGTTTGCTGCTGGGATGCCTGAACAGTGGTACCAGTTTTGTGTCTGGCTTCGCAATTTTTTCCGTCCTGGGCTTCATGGCACAAGAGCAAGGGGTGAACATTGCTGATGTGGCAGAGTCAG GTCCAGGCCTGGCCTTCATTGCCTACCCAAAAGCAGTGTCCATGATGCCACTGCCCACCTTTTGGGcaatccttttttttattatgcttCTGTTGCTTGGACTGGATAGCCAG TTTGTTGAAGTTGAAGGACAGATCACGTCATTAGTTGATCTGCACCCATCCTTCCTAAGGAAGGGTTACCGACGGGAAATCTTCATCGCTATAGTGTGTTTCCTTAGCTATCTTCTGGGACTAACTATGGTGACTGAG GGTGGCATGTATGTTTTTCAACTCTTTGACTACTATGCAGCTAGTGGTGTATGCCTTTTGTGGGTTGCATTCTTTGAATGTATTGCTGTAGCCTGGGTTTATG GCGCTGATAATATTTATGATGCCATTGAGGATATGATTGGATACAGACCTGGTCCCTGGATGAAATGGAGCTGGATTGTGATCACACCAGTTCTTTGCGTG GGGTGCTTTATCTTTTCTTTGGCCAAGTATAAACCACTGACCTACAACAAGGTCTACACATACCCAGACTGGGCAATTGGCCTGGGCTGGGTTCTCGCCCTTTCCTCCATGATCTGCATCCCTATGGTGATGGTCATCCGCATCATTCAGTCAGATGGGTCACTCATTGAG AGGATAAAGGCAGTGGCTGCCCCCAAGGAAGTGAATCGATGGTCCAAAGAAACGGAGAGTGGCACCCCCTTCTGCCCCAATGGAACTTCGAATGGCGGATTAATCAAGCCAACTCATATCATTGTGGAAACCATGATGTGA
- the SLC6A6 gene encoding sodium- and chloride-dependent taurine transporter isoform X2, with the protein MLHLMLMGLPGKENTFSRDSSSLPHPMEESPLPIYIEEGTEVPIESRNMATKEKLQCLKDFHKDILKPSPGKSPGTRPEDEAEGKPPQREKWASKIDFLLSVAGGFIGLGNVWRFPYLCYKNGGGAFLIPYFIFLFGGGLPVFFLEVVLGQYTSEGGITCWEKICPIFTGIGYASIVIVSLLNVYYIVILAWGLYYLFQSFQSVLPWAHCHQKWNTPTCVEDTLRKNKTLWISLNATNFTSPVTEFWERNVLSLSSGIEDIGIIKWDLALCLLLVWVICFFCIWKGVKSTGKVVYITATFPFIMLLVLLIRGVTLPGAAEGIKFYLYPDISRLADPQVWIDAGTQIFFSYAICLGAMTSLGSYNKYKYNCYRDCLLLGCLNSGTSFVSGFAIFSVLGFMAQEQGVNIADVAESGPGLAFIAYPKAVSMMPLPTFWAILFFIMLLLLGLDSQFVEVEGQITSLVDLHPSFLRKGYRREIFIAIVCFLSYLLGLTMVTEGGMYVFQLFDYYAASGVCLLWVAFFECIAVAWVYGADNIYDAIEDMIGYRPGPWMKWSWIVITPVLCVGCFIFSLAKYKPLTYNKVYTYPDWAIGLGWVLALSSMICIPMVMVIRIIQSDGSLIERIKAVAAPKEVNRWSKETESGTPFCPNGTSNGGLIKPTHIIVETMM; encoded by the exons AAAGCAGAAATATGGCAACAAAGGAAAAGCTTCAGTGCTTGAAAGATTTCCACAAGGACATCCTCAAACCTTCCCCCGGCAAGAGCCCGGGGACACGGCCTGAGGACGAGGCCGAGGGAAAGCCACCGCAGCGGGAGAAGTGGGCGAGCAAGATCGACTTCTTGCTGTCTGTGGCAGGTGGATTCATTGGTTTAGGCAACGTCTGGCGGTTCCCGTATCTCTGCTACAAGAATGGCGGAG GTGCATTTCTTATAccttatttcattttcctgtttggGGGAGGTCTTCCCGTGTTTTTCCTGGAGGTGGTGCTAGGACAGTATACCTCCGAAGGTGGAATTACCTGCTGGGAAAAGATCTGCCCTATTTTCACTG gAATTGGTTATGCTTCCATAGTGATTGTGTCCCTTCTGAACGTGTACTACATTGTGATCCTGGCCTGGGGACTCTATTACCTGTTCCAGTCGTTCCAGAGCGTCCTGCCATGGGCACACTGCCACCAGAAGTGGAACACGCCGACCTGTGTGGAAGACACTCTCAGGAAGAACAAAACACTTTGGATATCGCTGAATGCCACTAACTTCACATCTCCTGTCACAGAGTTTTGGGA GCGCAATGTGCTGAGCTTGTCCTCGGGAATTGAAGATATTGGTATTATCAAGTGGGATCTAGCACTGTGTCTCCTCCTTGTCTGGGTGATATGTTTCTTCTGCATTTGGAAAGGAGTCAAATCTACTGGGAAG gtAGTGTACATCACTGCCACATTCCCATTCATCATGCTCCTTGTTCTACTCATCCGTGGCGTgaccctgcctggagctgcagaaggcaTCAAATTTTATCTCTACCCTGATATCTCACGGTTAGCTGACCCACAG GTCTGGATAGACGCAGGGACACAAATCTTCTTCTCATATGCAATCTGCTTAGGAGCAAtgacttccctggggagctaCAACAAGTACAAATACAACTGCTATAG GGACTGTTTGCTGCTGGGATGCCTGAACAGTGGTACCAGTTTTGTGTCTGGCTTCGCAATTTTTTCCGTCCTGGGCTTCATGGCACAAGAGCAAGGGGTGAACATTGCTGATGTGGCAGAGTCAG GTCCAGGCCTGGCCTTCATTGCCTACCCAAAAGCAGTGTCCATGATGCCACTGCCCACCTTTTGGGcaatccttttttttattatgcttCTGTTGCTTGGACTGGATAGCCAG TTTGTTGAAGTTGAAGGACAGATCACGTCATTAGTTGATCTGCACCCATCCTTCCTAAGGAAGGGTTACCGACGGGAAATCTTCATCGCTATAGTGTGTTTCCTTAGCTATCTTCTGGGACTAACTATGGTGACTGAG GGTGGCATGTATGTTTTTCAACTCTTTGACTACTATGCAGCTAGTGGTGTATGCCTTTTGTGGGTTGCATTCTTTGAATGTATTGCTGTAGCCTGGGTTTATG GCGCTGATAATATTTATGATGCCATTGAGGATATGATTGGATACAGACCTGGTCCCTGGATGAAATGGAGCTGGATTGTGATCACACCAGTTCTTTGCGTG GGGTGCTTTATCTTTTCTTTGGCCAAGTATAAACCACTGACCTACAACAAGGTCTACACATACCCAGACTGGGCAATTGGCCTGGGCTGGGTTCTCGCCCTTTCCTCCATGATCTGCATCCCTATGGTGATGGTCATCCGCATCATTCAGTCAGATGGGTCACTCATTGAG AGGATAAAGGCAGTGGCTGCCCCCAAGGAAGTGAATCGATGGTCCAAAGAAACGGAGAGTGGCACCCCCTTCTGCCCCAATGGAACTTCGAATGGCGGATTAATCAAGCCAACTCATATCATTGTGGAAACCATGATGTGA
- the SLC6A6 gene encoding sodium- and chloride-dependent taurine transporter isoform X4 gives MEESPLPIYIEEGTEVPIAKKELIALGISQIWTQKTTESRNMATKEKLQCLKDFHKDILKPSPGKSPGTRPEDEAEGKPPQREKWASKIDFLLSVAGGFIGLGNVWRFPYLCYKNGGGAFLIPYFIFLFGGGLPVFFLEVVLGQYTSEGGITCWEKICPIFTGIGYASIVIVSLLNVYYIVILAWGLYYLFQSFQSVLPWAHCHQKWNTPTCVEDTLRKNKTLWISLNATNFTSPVTEFWERNVLSLSSGIEDIGIIKWDLALCLLLVWVICFFCIWKGVKSTGKVVYITATFPFIMLLVLLIRGVTLPGAAEGIKFYLYPDISRLADPQVWIDAGTQIFFSYAICLGAMTSLGSYNKYKYNCYRDCLLLGCLNSGTSFVSGFAIFSVLGFMAQEQGVNIADVAESGPGLAFIAYPKAVSMMPLPTFWAILFFIMLLLLGLDSQFVEVEGQITSLVDLHPSFLRKGYRREIFIAIVCFLSYLLGLTMVTEGGMYVFQLFDYYAASGVCLLWVAFFECIAVAWVYGADNIYDAIEDMIGYRPGPWMKWSWIVITPVLCVGCFIFSLAKYKPLTYNKVYTYPDWAIGLGWVLALSSMICIPMVMVIRIIQSDGSLIERIKAVAAPKEVNRWSKETESGTPFCPNGTSNGGLIKPTHIIVETMM, from the exons AAAGCAGAAATATGGCAACAAAGGAAAAGCTTCAGTGCTTGAAAGATTTCCACAAGGACATCCTCAAACCTTCCCCCGGCAAGAGCCCGGGGACACGGCCTGAGGACGAGGCCGAGGGAAAGCCACCGCAGCGGGAGAAGTGGGCGAGCAAGATCGACTTCTTGCTGTCTGTGGCAGGTGGATTCATTGGTTTAGGCAACGTCTGGCGGTTCCCGTATCTCTGCTACAAGAATGGCGGAG GTGCATTTCTTATAccttatttcattttcctgtttggGGGAGGTCTTCCCGTGTTTTTCCTGGAGGTGGTGCTAGGACAGTATACCTCCGAAGGTGGAATTACCTGCTGGGAAAAGATCTGCCCTATTTTCACTG gAATTGGTTATGCTTCCATAGTGATTGTGTCCCTTCTGAACGTGTACTACATTGTGATCCTGGCCTGGGGACTCTATTACCTGTTCCAGTCGTTCCAGAGCGTCCTGCCATGGGCACACTGCCACCAGAAGTGGAACACGCCGACCTGTGTGGAAGACACTCTCAGGAAGAACAAAACACTTTGGATATCGCTGAATGCCACTAACTTCACATCTCCTGTCACAGAGTTTTGGGA GCGCAATGTGCTGAGCTTGTCCTCGGGAATTGAAGATATTGGTATTATCAAGTGGGATCTAGCACTGTGTCTCCTCCTTGTCTGGGTGATATGTTTCTTCTGCATTTGGAAAGGAGTCAAATCTACTGGGAAG gtAGTGTACATCACTGCCACATTCCCATTCATCATGCTCCTTGTTCTACTCATCCGTGGCGTgaccctgcctggagctgcagaaggcaTCAAATTTTATCTCTACCCTGATATCTCACGGTTAGCTGACCCACAG GTCTGGATAGACGCAGGGACACAAATCTTCTTCTCATATGCAATCTGCTTAGGAGCAAtgacttccctggggagctaCAACAAGTACAAATACAACTGCTATAG GGACTGTTTGCTGCTGGGATGCCTGAACAGTGGTACCAGTTTTGTGTCTGGCTTCGCAATTTTTTCCGTCCTGGGCTTCATGGCACAAGAGCAAGGGGTGAACATTGCTGATGTGGCAGAGTCAG GTCCAGGCCTGGCCTTCATTGCCTACCCAAAAGCAGTGTCCATGATGCCACTGCCCACCTTTTGGGcaatccttttttttattatgcttCTGTTGCTTGGACTGGATAGCCAG TTTGTTGAAGTTGAAGGACAGATCACGTCATTAGTTGATCTGCACCCATCCTTCCTAAGGAAGGGTTACCGACGGGAAATCTTCATCGCTATAGTGTGTTTCCTTAGCTATCTTCTGGGACTAACTATGGTGACTGAG GGTGGCATGTATGTTTTTCAACTCTTTGACTACTATGCAGCTAGTGGTGTATGCCTTTTGTGGGTTGCATTCTTTGAATGTATTGCTGTAGCCTGGGTTTATG GCGCTGATAATATTTATGATGCCATTGAGGATATGATTGGATACAGACCTGGTCCCTGGATGAAATGGAGCTGGATTGTGATCACACCAGTTCTTTGCGTG GGGTGCTTTATCTTTTCTTTGGCCAAGTATAAACCACTGACCTACAACAAGGTCTACACATACCCAGACTGGGCAATTGGCCTGGGCTGGGTTCTCGCCCTTTCCTCCATGATCTGCATCCCTATGGTGATGGTCATCCGCATCATTCAGTCAGATGGGTCACTCATTGAG AGGATAAAGGCAGTGGCTGCCCCCAAGGAAGTGAATCGATGGTCCAAAGAAACGGAGAGTGGCACCCCCTTCTGCCCCAATGGAACTTCGAATGGCGGATTAATCAAGCCAACTCATATCATTGTGGAAACCATGATGTGA
- the SLC6A6 gene encoding sodium- and chloride-dependent taurine transporter isoform X5: protein MEESPLPIYIEEGTEVPIESRNMATKEKLQCLKDFHKDILKPSPGKSPGTRPEDEAEGKPPQREKWASKIDFLLSVAGGFIGLGNVWRFPYLCYKNGGGAFLIPYFIFLFGGGLPVFFLEVVLGQYTSEGGITCWEKICPIFTGIGYASIVIVSLLNVYYIVILAWGLYYLFQSFQSVLPWAHCHQKWNTPTCVEDTLRKNKTLWISLNATNFTSPVTEFWERNVLSLSSGIEDIGIIKWDLALCLLLVWVICFFCIWKGVKSTGKVVYITATFPFIMLLVLLIRGVTLPGAAEGIKFYLYPDISRLADPQVWIDAGTQIFFSYAICLGAMTSLGSYNKYKYNCYRDCLLLGCLNSGTSFVSGFAIFSVLGFMAQEQGVNIADVAESGPGLAFIAYPKAVSMMPLPTFWAILFFIMLLLLGLDSQFVEVEGQITSLVDLHPSFLRKGYRREIFIAIVCFLSYLLGLTMVTEGGMYVFQLFDYYAASGVCLLWVAFFECIAVAWVYGADNIYDAIEDMIGYRPGPWMKWSWIVITPVLCVGCFIFSLAKYKPLTYNKVYTYPDWAIGLGWVLALSSMICIPMVMVIRIIQSDGSLIERIKAVAAPKEVNRWSKETESGTPFCPNGTSNGGLIKPTHIIVETMM from the exons AAAGCAGAAATATGGCAACAAAGGAAAAGCTTCAGTGCTTGAAAGATTTCCACAAGGACATCCTCAAACCTTCCCCCGGCAAGAGCCCGGGGACACGGCCTGAGGACGAGGCCGAGGGAAAGCCACCGCAGCGGGAGAAGTGGGCGAGCAAGATCGACTTCTTGCTGTCTGTGGCAGGTGGATTCATTGGTTTAGGCAACGTCTGGCGGTTCCCGTATCTCTGCTACAAGAATGGCGGAG GTGCATTTCTTATAccttatttcattttcctgtttggGGGAGGTCTTCCCGTGTTTTTCCTGGAGGTGGTGCTAGGACAGTATACCTCCGAAGGTGGAATTACCTGCTGGGAAAAGATCTGCCCTATTTTCACTG gAATTGGTTATGCTTCCATAGTGATTGTGTCCCTTCTGAACGTGTACTACATTGTGATCCTGGCCTGGGGACTCTATTACCTGTTCCAGTCGTTCCAGAGCGTCCTGCCATGGGCACACTGCCACCAGAAGTGGAACACGCCGACCTGTGTGGAAGACACTCTCAGGAAGAACAAAACACTTTGGATATCGCTGAATGCCACTAACTTCACATCTCCTGTCACAGAGTTTTGGGA GCGCAATGTGCTGAGCTTGTCCTCGGGAATTGAAGATATTGGTATTATCAAGTGGGATCTAGCACTGTGTCTCCTCCTTGTCTGGGTGATATGTTTCTTCTGCATTTGGAAAGGAGTCAAATCTACTGGGAAG gtAGTGTACATCACTGCCACATTCCCATTCATCATGCTCCTTGTTCTACTCATCCGTGGCGTgaccctgcctggagctgcagaaggcaTCAAATTTTATCTCTACCCTGATATCTCACGGTTAGCTGACCCACAG GTCTGGATAGACGCAGGGACACAAATCTTCTTCTCATATGCAATCTGCTTAGGAGCAAtgacttccctggggagctaCAACAAGTACAAATACAACTGCTATAG GGACTGTTTGCTGCTGGGATGCCTGAACAGTGGTACCAGTTTTGTGTCTGGCTTCGCAATTTTTTCCGTCCTGGGCTTCATGGCACAAGAGCAAGGGGTGAACATTGCTGATGTGGCAGAGTCAG GTCCAGGCCTGGCCTTCATTGCCTACCCAAAAGCAGTGTCCATGATGCCACTGCCCACCTTTTGGGcaatccttttttttattatgcttCTGTTGCTTGGACTGGATAGCCAG TTTGTTGAAGTTGAAGGACAGATCACGTCATTAGTTGATCTGCACCCATCCTTCCTAAGGAAGGGTTACCGACGGGAAATCTTCATCGCTATAGTGTGTTTCCTTAGCTATCTTCTGGGACTAACTATGGTGACTGAG GGTGGCATGTATGTTTTTCAACTCTTTGACTACTATGCAGCTAGTGGTGTATGCCTTTTGTGGGTTGCATTCTTTGAATGTATTGCTGTAGCCTGGGTTTATG GCGCTGATAATATTTATGATGCCATTGAGGATATGATTGGATACAGACCTGGTCCCTGGATGAAATGGAGCTGGATTGTGATCACACCAGTTCTTTGCGTG GGGTGCTTTATCTTTTCTTTGGCCAAGTATAAACCACTGACCTACAACAAGGTCTACACATACCCAGACTGGGCAATTGGCCTGGGCTGGGTTCTCGCCCTTTCCTCCATGATCTGCATCCCTATGGTGATGGTCATCCGCATCATTCAGTCAGATGGGTCACTCATTGAG AGGATAAAGGCAGTGGCTGCCCCCAAGGAAGTGAATCGATGGTCCAAAGAAACGGAGAGTGGCACCCCCTTCTGCCCCAATGGAACTTCGAATGGCGGATTAATCAAGCCAACTCATATCATTGTGGAAACCATGATGTGA
- the SLC6A6 gene encoding sodium- and chloride-dependent taurine transporter isoform X1 — translation MLHLMLMGLPGKENTFSRDSSSLPHPMEESPLPIYIEEGTEVPIAKKELIALGISQIWTQKTTESRNMATKEKLQCLKDFHKDILKPSPGKSPGTRPEDEAEGKPPQREKWASKIDFLLSVAGGFIGLGNVWRFPYLCYKNGGGAFLIPYFIFLFGGGLPVFFLEVVLGQYTSEGGITCWEKICPIFTGIGYASIVIVSLLNVYYIVILAWGLYYLFQSFQSVLPWAHCHQKWNTPTCVEDTLRKNKTLWISLNATNFTSPVTEFWERNVLSLSSGIEDIGIIKWDLALCLLLVWVICFFCIWKGVKSTGKVVYITATFPFIMLLVLLIRGVTLPGAAEGIKFYLYPDISRLADPQVWIDAGTQIFFSYAICLGAMTSLGSYNKYKYNCYRDCLLLGCLNSGTSFVSGFAIFSVLGFMAQEQGVNIADVAESGPGLAFIAYPKAVSMMPLPTFWAILFFIMLLLLGLDSQFVEVEGQITSLVDLHPSFLRKGYRREIFIAIVCFLSYLLGLTMVTEGGMYVFQLFDYYAASGVCLLWVAFFECIAVAWVYGADNIYDAIEDMIGYRPGPWMKWSWIVITPVLCVGCFIFSLAKYKPLTYNKVYTYPDWAIGLGWVLALSSMICIPMVMVIRIIQSDGSLIERIKAVAAPKEVNRWSKETESGTPFCPNGTSNGGLIKPTHIIVETMM, via the exons AAAGCAGAAATATGGCAACAAAGGAAAAGCTTCAGTGCTTGAAAGATTTCCACAAGGACATCCTCAAACCTTCCCCCGGCAAGAGCCCGGGGACACGGCCTGAGGACGAGGCCGAGGGAAAGCCACCGCAGCGGGAGAAGTGGGCGAGCAAGATCGACTTCTTGCTGTCTGTGGCAGGTGGATTCATTGGTTTAGGCAACGTCTGGCGGTTCCCGTATCTCTGCTACAAGAATGGCGGAG GTGCATTTCTTATAccttatttcattttcctgtttggGGGAGGTCTTCCCGTGTTTTTCCTGGAGGTGGTGCTAGGACAGTATACCTCCGAAGGTGGAATTACCTGCTGGGAAAAGATCTGCCCTATTTTCACTG gAATTGGTTATGCTTCCATAGTGATTGTGTCCCTTCTGAACGTGTACTACATTGTGATCCTGGCCTGGGGACTCTATTACCTGTTCCAGTCGTTCCAGAGCGTCCTGCCATGGGCACACTGCCACCAGAAGTGGAACACGCCGACCTGTGTGGAAGACACTCTCAGGAAGAACAAAACACTTTGGATATCGCTGAATGCCACTAACTTCACATCTCCTGTCACAGAGTTTTGGGA GCGCAATGTGCTGAGCTTGTCCTCGGGAATTGAAGATATTGGTATTATCAAGTGGGATCTAGCACTGTGTCTCCTCCTTGTCTGGGTGATATGTTTCTTCTGCATTTGGAAAGGAGTCAAATCTACTGGGAAG gtAGTGTACATCACTGCCACATTCCCATTCATCATGCTCCTTGTTCTACTCATCCGTGGCGTgaccctgcctggagctgcagaaggcaTCAAATTTTATCTCTACCCTGATATCTCACGGTTAGCTGACCCACAG GTCTGGATAGACGCAGGGACACAAATCTTCTTCTCATATGCAATCTGCTTAGGAGCAAtgacttccctggggagctaCAACAAGTACAAATACAACTGCTATAG GGACTGTTTGCTGCTGGGATGCCTGAACAGTGGTACCAGTTTTGTGTCTGGCTTCGCAATTTTTTCCGTCCTGGGCTTCATGGCACAAGAGCAAGGGGTGAACATTGCTGATGTGGCAGAGTCAG GTCCAGGCCTGGCCTTCATTGCCTACCCAAAAGCAGTGTCCATGATGCCACTGCCCACCTTTTGGGcaatccttttttttattatgcttCTGTTGCTTGGACTGGATAGCCAG TTTGTTGAAGTTGAAGGACAGATCACGTCATTAGTTGATCTGCACCCATCCTTCCTAAGGAAGGGTTACCGACGGGAAATCTTCATCGCTATAGTGTGTTTCCTTAGCTATCTTCTGGGACTAACTATGGTGACTGAG GGTGGCATGTATGTTTTTCAACTCTTTGACTACTATGCAGCTAGTGGTGTATGCCTTTTGTGGGTTGCATTCTTTGAATGTATTGCTGTAGCCTGGGTTTATG GCGCTGATAATATTTATGATGCCATTGAGGATATGATTGGATACAGACCTGGTCCCTGGATGAAATGGAGCTGGATTGTGATCACACCAGTTCTTTGCGTG GGGTGCTTTATCTTTTCTTTGGCCAAGTATAAACCACTGACCTACAACAAGGTCTACACATACCCAGACTGGGCAATTGGCCTGGGCTGGGTTCTCGCCCTTTCCTCCATGATCTGCATCCCTATGGTGATGGTCATCCGCATCATTCAGTCAGATGGGTCACTCATTGAG AGGATAAAGGCAGTGGCTGCCCCCAAGGAAGTGAATCGATGGTCCAAAGAAACGGAGAGTGGCACCCCCTTCTGCCCCAATGGAACTTCGAATGGCGGATTAATCAAGCCAACTCATATCATTGTGGAAACCATGATGTGA